Proteins from a single region of Bacteroidota bacterium:
- the dut gene encoding dUTP diphosphatase, with the protein MKVLYKKFDASKEAFVPEYKTSGSAGADLRSSSSEIISLKKGERKLIPTNLIIELQEGYEAQVRPRSGLALKNGVTVLNTPGTIDSDYRGEVKVLLINHGEDVFEINYGDRIAQLVIAKHEKMEFVEDENLSETERAEGGYGSTGVI; encoded by the coding sequence ATGAAAGTTCTTTATAAAAAATTTGATGCTTCGAAAGAAGCATTTGTACCCGAATATAAAACCTCAGGCTCTGCAGGCGCAGACCTGAGGTCTTCTTCTTCTGAAATAATTTCATTGAAAAAAGGCGAACGGAAATTAATCCCTACAAATCTTATTATAGAATTGCAGGAAGGTTATGAAGCCCAGGTACGCCCCAGAAGCGGACTTGCATTGAAAAACGGAGTGACGGTTTTAAATACGCCGGGCACAATTGACTCGGATTACAGAGGAGAAGTGAAAGTCCTGCTTATAAATCACGGAGAAGATGTTTTCGAAATAAATTACGGCGACAGGATTGCGCAGCTTGTAATTGCAAAACATGAAAAAATGGAATTTGTAGAAGATGAAAACTTATCTGAAACCGAACGCGCAGAAGGCGGATACGGCAGCACAGGTGTAATTTAA
- the corA gene encoding magnesium/cobalt transporter CorA, with protein MITILTQNSHGCHPVDLKDFNSWDTGNEKEFAWIDMWQPEEDEANKILKDIFNFHPLAIEDCLKYLNKNEDVHLPKIDDYESYLFLVFNGITVSEDYTHYKQFSLSCFIGHNFIITVHNEREKNFILAAVNAQLRETILKKGPDYALHIILDSLVDRYYPVLDYIEEEIDRVEDFVFKMQSSNTTLQKILEMKKQLIKIRRIASYQKEILFKLYRGEYDLISEEESVYYRNVYDHLVRIVDSAESYRDVVTSMLDSYLSIVNNNMNNIMKRLTIIATIILPLNLITGIYGMNFDYMPFLHSQLGFFSSIGVMVIIIIIMLVVFKKAGWITMSDFNAAKLKRIDK; from the coding sequence ATGATAACAATCCTTACACAAAACTCACACGGATGTCATCCGGTTGATTTAAAAGATTTCAATTCATGGGATACAGGCAATGAAAAGGAATTTGCATGGATAGATATGTGGCAGCCGGAAGAAGACGAAGCCAATAAAATCCTTAAAGATATTTTTAATTTTCATCCGCTGGCAATTGAGGACTGTTTAAAATATCTGAATAAAAATGAAGATGTCCATCTTCCTAAAATTGATGATTATGAATCATATCTCTTTCTGGTATTTAACGGTATTACTGTTTCAGAAGACTACACTCACTATAAACAATTTTCATTAAGCTGTTTCATCGGGCATAATTTCATAATCACGGTTCATAATGAGAGGGAGAAAAATTTTATTCTTGCCGCCGTAAATGCTCAGTTAAGAGAGACAATTCTTAAAAAAGGACCTGATTACGCTCTGCATATTATTCTGGATTCACTCGTTGACAGATATTATCCCGTGCTGGATTACATTGAGGAAGAGATTGACAGAGTGGAAGATTTTGTTTTCAAGATGCAGTCTTCAAATACTACTCTCCAAAAAATTCTCGAAATGAAAAAACAGCTGATAAAAATAAGAAGGATTGCAAGTTATCAGAAAGAAATATTATTTAAGTTATACCGCGGTGAGTATGACCTGATTTCAGAGGAAGAATCTGTTTATTACAGGAATGTATATGACCACTTAGTAAGAATTGTTGACAGCGCAGAATCTTATAGAGATGTTGTTACAAGTATGCTGGATTCATATCTTTCTATCGTGAACAACAATATGAATAACATTATGAAGAGACTTACTATCATTGCTACCATTATTTTACCTTTGAATCTTATTACCGGAATATATGGTATGAATTTCGACTACATGCCGTTCCTTCACAGCCAGCTCGGATTTTTTTCAAGCATAGGAGTAATGGTAATAATTATAATTATTATGTTGGTTGTATTTAAAAAAGCGGGATGGATAACTATGAGTGATTTTAACGCCGCAAAGCTGAAGAGAATAGATAAATAA
- a CDS encoding T9SS type A sorting domain-containing protein, whose product MKKLLLVVVLFVCTSYSYSVPKKFLFDATMGETAGNADWVIDEDTSTPQRYPTPLQSTVTQSTTEDYWKGAISAWGISLVKLGNTVETLPPSGAITYGNSSNAQDLSNYDVFVIDEPNNAFTATEKAAIIHFVQNGGGLFLVADHAGADRDGDGWDAVRAINDLIRNNSVQSYPFGIILDSNNISETSVNVLTSWSGSPILNGSVGAVQQLKFSNGTSMTINTTQNANAKGVIWRNGASQNSVSIMCATSLLGTGRVCIIGDSSPCDDGTGASGNTLYPGWTELGTNHSSLFLNASLWLAKLSGVTSVGENTAPVSFKLEQNYPNPFNPTTKINFSIPKSEYVTLTIYNSMGKEINTLVSENISAGNYEYTFSGMELSSGVYFYKITTPDFTQTKSMTLIK is encoded by the coding sequence ATGAAGAAACTACTATTAGTAGTCGTTCTTTTCGTATGTACTTCTTATTCGTACTCTGTACCTAAAAAATTCTTATTCGATGCAACGATGGGCGAAACTGCCGGAAACGCTGACTGGGTAATTGACGAAGATACAAGCACTCCGCAAAGATATCCTACACCGTTACAATCAACCGTTACACAGTCAACCACTGAAGACTATTGGAAAGGCGCAATCTCGGCATGGGGTATTTCACTTGTTAAACTCGGAAACACTGTAGAAACTCTTCCTCCAAGCGGAGCAATTACCTATGGAAATTCAAGCAACGCTCAAGATCTTTCCAATTACGATGTATTTGTAATAGATGAACCAAATAACGCTTTTACGGCAACAGAAAAAGCTGCAATAATACATTTTGTTCAAAACGGCGGCGGATTATTTTTAGTAGCTGACCACGCAGGCGCAGATAGAGACGGAGACGGCTGGGATGCTGTGCGTGCAATAAACGATTTGATTAGAAATAATTCAGTTCAGTCCTATCCATTTGGAATCATCCTTGACTCCAACAATATTTCCGAAACATCGGTAAATGTTTTAACATCATGGAGCGGAAGCCCTATTCTTAATGGAAGCGTTGGCGCAGTCCAGCAATTGAAATTCTCTAACGGCACCTCGATGACAATTAACACAACTCAAAACGCAAATGCAAAAGGAGTTATATGGCGTAACGGTGCTTCACAAAACAGCGTGAGCATAATGTGCGCAACATCATTGTTAGGGACAGGAAGAGTCTGCATCATAGGAGACAGCTCACCTTGCGATGACGGAACGGGCGCCTCAGGAAATACATTATATCCCGGATGGACAGAGCTGGGTACAAACCACTCAAGCTTATTTCTGAATGCATCTTTATGGCTGGCAAAACTTTCAGGCGTGACTTCTGTAGGAGAAAATACTGCTCCTGTTAGCTTTAAGCTTGAACAGAATTATCCGAATCCTTTTAACCCGACTACAAAAATAAATTTTTCAATTCCGAAATCTGAATACGTGACTCTTACAATTTATAATTCAATGGGAAAAGAGATTAACACACTGGTCTCTGAAAATATCTCAGCAGGAAATTACGAATATACTTTTTCAGGAATGGAATTATCCTCAGGAGTTTATTTCTACAAAATTACCACACCTGACTTTACTCAGACTAAATCAATGACACTTATAAAATAA
- a CDS encoding endonuclease domain-containing protein produces MRKMEIFNKPESKEKRKHLRKNSTKAESILWEELRGKKLLGAKFKRQFSVDKYVIDFYCPKLNLAIELDGEIHLEKVAIKYDKVRTLFLNNLGIEVIRFNNEEIFESLPLVLERIKDEILKLRSN; encoded by the coding sequence ATAAGAAAAATGGAAATATTTAATAAACCAGAGTCAAAGGAAAAAAGAAAACATCTTAGAAAAAATTCTACCAAAGCAGAATCAATTCTTTGGGAAGAATTACGTGGTAAAAAACTTTTAGGCGCAAAATTCAAAAGACAATTTAGTGTTGATAAATACGTTATAGATTTTTATTGCCCTAAATTAAATCTTGCAATTGAGCTTGACGGAGAAATCCACTTAGAAAAAGTTGCTATAAAATATGATAAAGTAAGAACACTATTTTTAAATAACCTTGGAATAGAAGTAATCCGATTTAATAATGAAGAAATATTTGAAAGTCTGCCATTAGTTTTAGAAAGAATAAAGGATGAAATTTTAAAATTACGTAGTAATTGA
- a CDS encoding DUF4190 domain-containing protein yields the protein MKNYKLLSPDTGDGGSVPPPPPPPPNYNPPPPPPPPPSYNPPPPPPPPPSYGNTQFGGVDQNKASTNAIMALILGIASWLIGCTILTAIPAWIIGRKEINAINEGRSSEAGRSMATIGMWLGIAHCIVAVLGIIVAIIAVFFGLLAGISNN from the coding sequence ATGAAAAATTACAAACTACTTAGTCCTGATACAGGAGACGGAGGCTCAGTTCCACCACCTCCTCCTCCACCGCCAAATTACAATCCACCGCCGCCACCGCCGCCGCCGCCGAGTTATAATCCACCGCCGCCGCCGCCACCTCCACCGTCTTACGGCAATACACAATTTGGAGGCGTGGACCAGAACAAGGCAAGTACTAATGCCATAATGGCATTGATACTCGGTATAGCTTCTTGGTTAATAGGCTGTACAATTTTAACAGCTATTCCGGCATGGATAATCGGCAGAAAAGAAATTAATGCTATTAATGAAGGACGTTCTTCAGAAGCAGGACGCTCTATGGCAACAATCGGTATGTGGCTTGGTATTGCACACTGTATTGTTGCAGTGCTTGGAATTATCGTAGCAATAATTGCTGTGTTCTTCGGATTACTTGCGGGGATTTCCAATAACTGA
- the rsmI gene encoding 16S rRNA (cytidine(1402)-2'-O)-methyltransferase, with amino-acid sequence MPLNLITTPIGNYADITLRALRYLKESDYIICEEYKEAVKLLKFFGIKKDLKRINEHNDNKDNEETEEIFLDLVNGKNISLISDAGTPVFADPGKTLLKKCIDFNIKLEFLHGPNSVLAAIVLSGFDISRFYYIGFLSPKSEIRKKEIYDLKNLNKVFALLEAPYRLKQILGDFAEVFPNTQIFIGFDLTMPGEKHFRGNAKEILTQIGEENLKGEFVIVVDGKVHKNLEL; translated from the coding sequence TTGCCTCTCAATCTAATAACAACTCCCATCGGCAACTATGCAGATATCACTCTGCGCGCTTTGCGATATCTTAAAGAATCCGATTATATAATCTGCGAAGAATATAAAGAAGCCGTTAAGCTTTTAAAATTTTTTGGAATAAAAAAAGATCTTAAAAGAATTAATGAGCATAACGATAACAAAGATAACGAAGAGACGGAAGAAATTTTTCTTGATTTAGTTAACGGGAAAAACATTTCGCTTATCTCAGATGCAGGCACTCCCGTTTTTGCCGACCCCGGCAAAACACTTTTAAAGAAGTGTATCGATTTTAATATCAAGCTTGAGTTTTTGCACGGACCGAATTCAGTCCTTGCTGCTATTGTCCTTTCAGGATTTGATATCAGCAGATTTTATTATATCGGCTTCCTCTCCCCCAAAAGTGAAATAAGAAAAAAAGAAATTTACGATTTAAAAAATCTCAATAAGGTTTTTGCATTACTTGAAGCTCCCTACAGATTAAAACAAATCCTTGGTGACTTTGCAGAAGTATTCCCCAACACACAAATTTTTATAGGCTTTGACTTAACAATGCCCGGTGAAAAACATTTCAGAGGCAATGCAAAAGAAATTCTAACTCAGATAGGGGAAGAAAATTTAAAGGGAGAATTTGTAATTGTGGTGGATGGAAAGGTGCATAAGAATTTGGAGTTATGA